Sequence from the Paenibacillus tundrae genome:
TATTAACCTGGGTCGGACTACCCTATATTATCTACCATTCCATCACCCGCACTAAATGGTTGAAGGATCCTGCACGTAGGGCGGTACGTACCAAAACGAGTTCACCAGTTCAGGATGGGATCAATTCAGGCTCATCTGTCCCTTCAGATCAAGACACTTATGTGGCATCAACATCTTCCTCCGATTCTGGAATAACGTCTAGAGACGAACTATTAAATGATACCGATAAACCTCAACCTGTATATACTCGGCGGGCTTTCATTCGCTCTGCTGTTGGACTTGGACTCACTGTTACGCTTGGACCTACATTTGTGTCCTGGATTGGGCGTAATATAAATATGAAAAACAGTATCGATTCTATGTTGGAGAATGACCCCAATCGCATGGTACCTTTACCTCAGCCCCTGTCGGCTTCTTCCCCTCCAATCGGAGGAGGCGCAGAGGGACATTTCAGAGTGTATACGGTAACTCCGATTCCTTCTTTCTCCAATGAGAATTGGTCATTCCGGATTGATGGATTAGTTGAACGAGGGCAGATCTGGAACTGGGAACAGTTTGTGAAGCTCACGCGTACGGTTCAGGTCAGCGACTTCCACTGTGTTACAGGTTGGTCTGTATACAAAAACACCTGGGAAGGAATCACTCTCAAACAGTTACTGGCTCAAGCCGGCGTGAAACCCGAAGCGCATAGTGTCAAGTTTTATTCGGGAGACGGAGTGTATACGGATGCGATCACGTTAGAACAAGCTCAAATGGATGATATTATAATTGCGGTCATGCATGATGGCAAACCTATTCCAGCAGATCTGGGCGGCCCAGTTCGCTTGGTTATTCCTCAAATGTATGCATATAAATCAGTGAAATGGCTCAATCGCATCGAACTGATTGACAGTGAGCATATTGGATACTGGGAAGAGCGCGGATATGATAAGGATGCATGGCTCCCGGGGTCAAAGACACGAACTTCTAGCCTTTAATATTCTGTCACAGAAAGGGAACATAAGTTGTTCTGTTATCTTTGGTTTTAGAAGTACCGTTGCTCATCCACTTTGGACTTTACTTATAATAAAAAAAGACCGATTAGCACATTAGCGTGCCATTCGGTCTTTTTTTATACTCGTGCATTATCATTAGGCTATTGCTATTCCAGCATTTACTTATAACGTCATAAGCTGAAAATCAGCGGCTCTTGTTCAACTCATTTATTTAAAGATTCAACAGACGAACCAATTCATCCTCATCCTCTATTGTAGGAACACCGAGATCATGCGCCTT
This genomic interval carries:
- a CDS encoding molybdopterin-dependent oxidoreductase — protein: MNQWLKSIRKGYGKKLVSIHAWNAWIVVILAITGLMLVGGFWRELLGIGRVWLKWIHIVVGLAMLAPVVYYLILAGKHWKQLRNRPWQRVNTIVVLVLLVGWLISGIVLWQFKLAGPKMSNAALLTHDLLTWVGLPYIIYHSITRTKWLKDPARRAVRTKTSSPVQDGINSGSSVPSDQDTYVASTSSSDSGITSRDELLNDTDKPQPVYTRRAFIRSAVGLGLTVTLGPTFVSWIGRNINMKNSIDSMLENDPNRMVPLPQPLSASSPPIGGGAEGHFRVYTVTPIPSFSNENWSFRIDGLVERGQIWNWEQFVKLTRTVQVSDFHCVTGWSVYKNTWEGITLKQLLAQAGVKPEAHSVKFYSGDGVYTDAITLEQAQMDDIIIAVMHDGKPIPADLGGPVRLVIPQMYAYKSVKWLNRIELIDSEHIGYWEERGYDKDAWLPGSKTRTSSL